TGCTCACGGCGTGCGCCGGACGCTTCCGGCTGACCTGGGGCCCGACGCTGCTGGCCCTGGCCGCCGGGCTGCTCTACGGGGTGCAGGACGCGCTGACCCGGGTCAGCGGACGCCGCTTCTCCGCGGGCGGCCTCGCGGAACTGCTGACGGGCTGGCAGCCGTACGTGGTCGTGGTTCTCGGCGTCACCGGCCTGGTCCTGGTCCAGAGCGCCTTCGAGACGGCGCCGCTGCGCAGGTCGCTCCCCGCGCTGACCGCCGCCCAGCCGCTCGCGGGCATCGCCTGCGGGGTCGGCTTCCTCGGCGACCGCCTGCGCACCGACACCGCGGCGCTGGCGTGGGAGGCGGGCGGCCTCGCGTCGGTGGTGGCCGGCATCGTGCTGCTGGGCATGCACCCGGCGATGCCGCAGGGGACGGGCGAGAGCGGGCGCGAACGGGCTCTGCAGCGGCGCTGACCCGCCGCTGCTTGGATGGTCGGCATGAGCGCTGCTGACGAGATCCTCGACATCGTCGACGAGACCGACCACGTCGTCGGACAGGCCCGGCGGGGCGACGCGTACGCACGTGGGCTGCGCCATCGCTGCGTGTTCGTGTGGGCCAGGGACGCGGAGGACCGGGTCTTCGTCCACCGCCGCACGGCGACGAAGCTGGTGTTCCCCTCCCAGTACGACATGTTCGTCGGCGGGGTGGTGGGCGCGGGCGAGTCCTACGACGACGCGGCGCTGCGGGAGGCGGAGGAGGAACTGGGGGTCACCGGGCTGCCGCGCCCGGCGTTCCTCTTCAAGTTCCTGTACGACGACGGCGCCGGGCGGACCTGGTGGTCGGCGGTGTACGAGGTGCGCTGCGAGGGCCCGGTCTCCCCGCAGGTGGAGGAGGTGGCGTGGCACGGGTTCCTGCCGGAAGCGGAGCTGGAACGACGGCTCGCGGAGTGGGAGTGGGTGCCGGACGGTTTGTCGGCGTACGCGCGGCTGCGGGCTTGGCGGCGGTGACGCGACAGGGTGCGGGGGCGCGGTGCGGGGGTGGGTGGGTGACGCGGGCCGCCGCCGGCCGCCGCGGGCATCCGGCCCGATAGGGTCCCCACGTGATCGAATTCGTGCGGAACGCCCGGCTCTGGTTCGCGCCCGAGGAGGTCAAGCGAGAGGGCCGTACGCCCGACTACCGCTTCTCGCTCGCGAACGAGCGCACCTTCCTGGCCTGGCTGCGCACCGCCATGGCCCTGATCGGCGGCGGTTTCGCGGTGGACCAGTTCCTGCCCGACCTCCGCTGGGGCTGGCGCGTCGGCCTCGCGCTCGCGCTGCTCGCCTCCGGTGTGCTGTGCTCGCTGCGCGCCGTGAACCACTGGGTGCGCTGCGAACGCGCCATGCGCCGCGGCGAGGACCTCCCCGCCTCCCGCTTCCCGGCCCTGCTCAGCCTGGTCGTCGCGGTCGTCGCCGTGGCCATGGTCGTCGTGGTCCTCGTCGGCTGGGAGAGCTGACCGGTGAGCACGGACCGCGACCCCGGGCTCCAGCCCGAGCGCACCCGGCTGGCCTGGCGCCGCACCACCCTCTCCGGCACCGTCGTCGCCGTGCTCGCCGCGAAGACCGCGCTGCACGGCGGCGCGACACCCTCGTCCGTCCTGGCCGCCACCCTGTGCTGCGCCCTGTGGCTGGCCTTCCTTGGCATCGCCCACGGCCGCATCACCACCCTCGCCTCGACGAACCGCCCCCGGGCCCTCACGCCACCGCACGCGACGGCGGCAGCCCTGTGCACGGTCGCCATCGCCGTCTGCGGCGCGCTCCTCGTCCTCTGAGGCACCGATCACGTTCCGCCCGCCCACTGGACGGCATACCGACCGGTCGGCATCATGAGATGCGTACTGTTCACCTGCCGCAGGGAGCGACGATGACCCCCGACCACCCGCCCGGACTCGATCTCGACCGGTTGCGCGAGCTGCTCGACCGCGAGCGGCCCGGCCTGGTGACCGGCCCGCTGTCCGGCCGGCTGATCGAGGGCGGACGCTCGAACCTCACCTACGCCGTCACGGACGGCACCGCCCGCTGGGTCGTCAGACGCCCCCCGCTCGGCCACGTCCTCGCCACCGCGCACGACATGAAGCGCGAGCACCGCGTCA
The Streptomyces sp. NBC_01723 genome window above contains:
- a CDS encoding DMT family transporter, with product MSVLVLVLAVSAACCLGFGFVLQQNAAQRAPLGDFLSPRLLLDLVRVPRWLAGMGLMAAGMVLGAIALGGGELTLVEPLLATNLLFALALSRLQTRQPLGPQGWAGLALLAGGVTAFILAGEPRGGSAVSDPLRHWLIIGAMLGVALVLTACAGRFRLTWGPTLLALAAGLLYGVQDALTRVSGRRFSAGGLAELLTGWQPYVVVVLGVTGLVLVQSAFETAPLRRSLPALTAAQPLAGIACGVGFLGDRLRTDTAALAWEAGGLASVVAGIVLLGMHPAMPQGTGESGRERALQRR
- a CDS encoding NUDIX hydrolase, giving the protein MSAADEILDIVDETDHVVGQARRGDAYARGLRHRCVFVWARDAEDRVFVHRRTATKLVFPSQYDMFVGGVVGAGESYDDAALREAEEELGVTGLPRPAFLFKFLYDDGAGRTWWSAVYEVRCEGPVSPQVEEVAWHGFLPEAELERRLAEWEWVPDGLSAYARLRAWRR
- a CDS encoding DUF202 domain-containing protein → MSTDRDPGLQPERTRLAWRRTTLSGTVVAVLAAKTALHGGATPSSVLAATLCCALWLAFLGIAHGRITTLASTNRPRALTPPHATAAALCTVAIAVCGALLVL
- a CDS encoding YidH family protein → MIEFVRNARLWFAPEEVKREGRTPDYRFSLANERTFLAWLRTAMALIGGGFAVDQFLPDLRWGWRVGLALALLASGVLCSLRAVNHWVRCERAMRRGEDLPASRFPALLSLVVAVVAVAMVVVVLVGWES